A genomic segment from Sulfitobacter mediterraneus encodes:
- a CDS encoding precorrin-6A/cobalt-precorrin-6A reductase: MTGGSDILLLAGSAEARQIGAALRDQGIGVRALMSEPPRGSNPMPMPFALHDFNDLAGLTAQMQSCRAVVDASHGFDGIMTQQGFLAARQAGLPFVSLSRPSWDVGAGRNLQAAADVRIANAMIPAGGRVFSATGWASLSDYLPFAGSKLFLRQTGRHGRAAPYDFVELVFGDPPFTVADEIALFEKLGVEVLICRNLGGVPSRPKVDAAEALGLTTILIDRPAPPQGALVVRDVGAILDWVAEL; encoded by the coding sequence ATGACAGGCGGATCAGATATATTATTATTGGCAGGCAGCGCCGAGGCGCGGCAGATCGGCGCAGCGCTGCGCGATCAAGGGATTGGCGTGCGGGCCTTGATGTCCGAACCGCCGCGCGGATCGAACCCGATGCCTATGCCCTTTGCTTTGCACGATTTTAACGATTTGGCAGGCCTGACGGCACAGATGCAGAGCTGCCGGGCTGTTGTTGACGCAAGCCATGGCTTTGACGGGATCATGACCCAGCAGGGCTTTCTGGCGGCGCGGCAGGCGGGCTTGCCCTTCGTCAGCCTCTCGCGGCCAAGCTGGGACGTGGGTGCAGGGCGCAACCTGCAGGCCGCCGCAGATGTGCGCATTGCCAATGCGATGATTCCGGCGGGTGGGCGGGTGTTTTCCGCAACCGGTTGGGCCAGCTTGTCCGACTATCTGCCCTTTGCTGGATCAAAATTATTCTTGCGCCAAACCGGACGACACGGGCGGGCCGCACCATATGATTTTGTGGAGTTGGTTTTTGGCGATCCGCCCTTCACTGTGGCCGATGAGATTGCCTTGTTTGAGAAACTTGGCGTGGAGGTTCTGATCTGCCGCAACCTTGGCGGGGTGCCAAGCCGCCCCAAGGTGGACGCCGCCGAGGCGCTTGGTCTCACCACGATCCTGATTGATCGCCCTGCGCCGCCGCAAGGGGCATTGGTGGTGCGTGATGTCGGGGCAATCCTCGATTGGGTGGCGGAGCTTTGA
- a CDS encoding MFS transporter, protein MIDDTRAKRNVAVLVGAQAILGSQMPMMFVVAGLAGQMLASNVCFATLPISMIVLGSMLSATPVSAIMQRYGRRAGFFLGTFGGATGAVVSAYGLYTGSFALFLVGSFISGIYMSAQGFYRFAATDTASDDFRPKAISYVMAGGLISAVIGPQLATATSNAFVVPFLGTYFAVISVNVIGSLLFLFLDIPKPEPVNPDAPRGRSRWELLTTPRIAVAVICAMVSYALMNLVMTSTPLAVVGCGYTEKTAGYVVTGHVLAMFAPSFFTGHLINRFGVEKIMGLGIAILAAAGVVGLQGVDLENFFIALILLGLGWNFGFIGATTMLTGAHEPHERGRMQGLNDLLVFGGVTVASLASGGLMNCSGGSAVEGWTAVNMAMVPFLALAGGSLIWLVMRGKDA, encoded by the coding sequence ATGATTGATGATACACGCGCCAAGCGCAATGTAGCGGTTTTGGTCGGGGCGCAGGCCATTCTGGGCAGCCAAATGCCGATGATGTTTGTTGTGGCCGGTCTGGCGGGTCAAATGCTGGCCAGCAACGTGTGTTTCGCCACCCTGCCCATCTCGATGATCGTTCTGGGATCCATGCTGTCAGCGACGCCAGTGTCGGCAATCATGCAGCGGTATGGCCGTCGGGCGGGGTTCTTTCTTGGCACCTTTGGCGGCGCAACCGGGGCGGTTGTCTCGGCCTATGGGCTATATACCGGGTCGTTCGCATTGTTCCTTGTCGGATCGTTTATCTCTGGTATCTATATGTCCGCGCAGGGTTTTTACCGTTTTGCCGCGACCGACACCGCCTCTGATGATTTCCGGCCCAAGGCAATTTCATATGTGATGGCGGGTGGATTGATTTCTGCGGTGATCGGGCCGCAGCTTGCCACGGCCACTTCAAACGCCTTTGTTGTTCCCTTTCTGGGCACCTATTTTGCAGTGATTTCGGTCAATGTGATCGGATCGTTGCTGTTTTTGTTCCTCGACATTCCCAAGCCCGAACCTGTCAACCCCGATGCCCCCCGTGGCCGCAGCCGGTGGGAGCTGCTGACCACCCCGCGCATCGCAGTGGCGGTGATCTGTGCGATGGTTTCCTACGCATTGATGAACCTTGTGATGACTTCCACCCCCTTGGCGGTTGTCGGCTGCGGATATACCGAAAAGACCGCCGGTTATGTGGTCACGGGCCATGTTCTGGCGATGTTTGCGCCGTCGTTTTTTACCGGGCATCTGATCAACCGCTTCGGTGTGGAAAAGATCATGGGCCTTGGCATTGCGATCCTCGCTGCGGCGGGCGTCGTGGGCTTGCAAGGTGTTGACCTTGAAAACTTCTTTATCGCGCTGATCCTGCTTGGGCTGGGCTGGAACTTTGGCTTTATCGGGGCGACCACCATGCTGACCGGTGCACATGAGCCGCATGAACGGGGCCGGATGCAGGGGCTGAACGATCTGTTGGTGTTTGGCGGCGTGACCGTTGCGTCGCTGGCTTCCGGCGGGTTGATGAACTGCTCCGGCGGGTCTGCTGTCGAGGGCTGGACAGCGGTGAACATGGCGATGGTGCCGTTCCTCGCGCTGGCTGGCGGGTCGTTGATCTGGCTGGTGATGCGCGGCAAGGACGCCTGA
- a CDS encoding squalene/phytoene synthase family protein, which produces MSFDADLNACAALVERGDPLRFRAVMAVPVAARRVLFPLYAFNVEVARAPWVTQEPMIAEMRLQWWRDVCEEIAKGGPVRRHEVATPLAQVITPGDADLLDQLVAARRWDIYKDPFEDAAHFADYLNRTSGHLTWVAARSLGAADEAVVRDAAFAAGVATWLRAIPELEAKGRIPLVDGTADGVKALAGEGLERLQNARKSRALVSKNARAALLHVGQAETTLKAALANPARVADGQLPDVAAQDQLRLAFRSLTGRW; this is translated from the coding sequence ATGAGCTTTGATGCGGATCTGAACGCCTGCGCGGCTTTGGTGGAACGGGGTGATCCGTTGCGCTTTCGCGCGGTGATGGCGGTGCCTGTCGCGGCCCGCCGGGTGTTGTTTCCGCTTTATGCCTTCAACGTCGAGGTGGCGCGGGCGCCGTGGGTCACGCAGGAGCCGATGATCGCAGAAATGCGCCTGCAATGGTGGCGCGACGTATGTGAAGAGATCGCCAAGGGTGGCCCTGTGCGCCGCCACGAGGTGGCCACACCATTGGCTCAGGTGATAACGCCGGGAGATGCTGATCTATTGGATCAGCTTGTCGCGGCAAGGCGTTGGGATATCTACAAAGATCCGTTCGAGGATGCGGCGCATTTTGCGGATTACCTCAACAGGACATCCGGCCATCTGACATGGGTTGCCGCGCGGTCCTTGGGCGCTGCGGATGAGGCTGTTGTGCGCGACGCGGCCTTTGCCGCCGGGGTCGCAACATGGCTGCGCGCGATTCCTGAGCTTGAGGCGAAGGGGCGCATTCCGCTGGTGGATGGTACTGCGGACGGCGTGAAGGCACTCGCTGGCGAAGGATTGGAGCGATTGCAGAACGCCCGCAAATCCCGTGCTTTGGTTTCAAAGAACGCGCGTGCGGCTCTGCTGCATGTCGGGCAGGCGGAAACTACATTGAAAGCCGCATTGGCTAACCCTGCGAGGGTCGCAGATGGACAATTGCCAGATGTTGCAGCGCAAGATCAATTGCGCCTCGCGTTCCGGAGCCTGACCGGGCGCTGGTAG
- a CDS encoding class I SAM-dependent methyltransferase — protein MTSDPMKAFFELHRDLPREGPGEAADVAWAADIARLPANAEIADVACGPGGDIASLLKAAPQGHVTALDKTAHFVEAARDVWQSDSRVTVLKADMARIMNSFDMIWCAGAVYFLGVTEALTAWRKSLRPGGVVAFTEPCWFTDDRSERAQAMWAGYPPMTGAAGIAARVEAAGYETLDTRKLSDAAWEGYFGPLDKRIAALRPTADAALAAVLDEAEEEAATWRAHRDECGYLLSVVRLK, from the coding sequence ATGACATCTGACCCTATGAAGGCCTTTTTTGAGCTGCACCGCGACTTGCCCCGCGAAGGGCCGGGCGAGGCGGCGGACGTAGCTTGGGCGGCTGACATTGCCCGGTTGCCGGCCAACGCCGAGATTGCCGATGTCGCTTGCGGGCCGGGCGGCGATATCGCCAGCCTGCTCAAGGCCGCGCCTCAGGGCCATGTGACCGCGCTGGACAAGACTGCGCATTTTGTCGAGGCAGCCCGCGATGTCTGGCAAAGTGACAGCCGCGTGACGGTGCTCAAGGCTGACATGGCGCGGATCATGAACAGCTTTGACATGATCTGGTGCGCTGGCGCGGTGTATTTCCTGGGCGTGACCGAAGCCTTGACCGCATGGCGCAAATCCTTGCGGCCAGGCGGCGTTGTCGCCTTTACAGAACCCTGTTGGTTCACAGATGACCGCTCGGAACGGGCGCAGGCCATGTGGGCCGGTTATCCCCCGATGACCGGTGCTGCGGGCATCGCCGCACGGGTGGAGGCCGCGGGCTATGAAACATTGGACACGCGCAAGCTGTCCGATGCGGCGTGGGAAGGGTATTTTGGACCCCTCGACAAACGGATCGCGGCGCTGCGGCCAACTGCGGATGCGGCTCTTGCAGCCGTGCTGGACGAGGCCGAGGAAGAGGCCGCAACCTGGCGGGCGCACCGCGACGAATGCGGCTATCTGCTGAGTGTTGTGCGGCTGAAATGA
- a CDS encoding alpha/beta hydrolase — translation MFFKILSFAAISLCITLVIAVGLILSQRPGPLKPVEGGLNFDQTLATDRVAPAAQEAVKMRDGFDLHVRRYDADQPDAPLLVLLHGSGWHGLQFDSLARQLSAQADVLVPDLRGHGAKPGRRGDVDYIGQFEDDLADLITAERKAGQKVILGGHSSGGGLVVRFAGGAHGALLDGAVLLAPFLKHNAPTTRPNSGGWAEPLLRRIIGLSMLNTFGITALNHLTIIQFHMPAAVLNGPLGDTATTAYSYRLNTSFAPRSDYLKDAAALPPFLLIAGSADEAFFADQYEPTLAGSTQKGSYEIVPDLGHLDIVDAPQTAKAIKEFLNDI, via the coding sequence TTGTTTTTTAAAATTCTTTCGTTTGCGGCCATTTCGCTCTGCATCACATTGGTGATCGCGGTCGGGTTGATCCTGTCACAACGCCCCGGCCCGTTGAAACCCGTCGAGGGTGGGCTGAATTTTGATCAGACCCTTGCGACGGACCGTGTCGCGCCTGCCGCGCAGGAGGCTGTAAAAATGCGCGATGGCTTCGATCTGCACGTGCGCCGCTATGATGCCGATCAGCCGGATGCGCCGCTGCTGGTGCTGTTACATGGCTCCGGTTGGCACGGACTTCAGTTTGACAGCCTGGCGCGGCAGCTTTCGGCGCAGGCCGATGTGCTGGTGCCTGATCTGCGAGGCCATGGGGCCAAACCCGGACGGCGCGGCGATGTGGATTACATCGGCCAGTTCGAAGATGATCTGGCCGATCTGATCACGGCAGAGCGCAAGGCGGGACAAAAGGTCATTCTGGGTGGTCATTCCTCTGGCGGCGGGCTTGTGGTCCGGTTCGCTGGCGGCGCGCATGGGGCACTGCTGGATGGTGCGGTTCTGTTGGCGCCGTTTTTGAAACACAATGCCCCCACCACACGCCCCAATTCCGGCGGCTGGGCAGAGCCGCTTTTGCGCCGGATCATCGGGCTTTCGATGCTCAACACCTTTGGGATAACGGCGCTGAACCACCTGACCATCATACAGTTTCACATGCCCGCTGCGGTGCTGAACGGGCCGTTGGGCGACACGGCGACGACGGCCTATTCATACCGGCTCAACACCTCCTTTGCACCGCGCAGTGATTATCTGAAAGATGCCGCCGCGCTTCCGCCTTTCCTGCTGATTGCGGGATCTGCGGACGAGGCGTTTTTCGCAGACCAGTATGAGCCGACATTGGCCGGGTCCACCCAAAAGGGCAGCTATGAGATCGTGCCGGACCTTGGCCATCTCGATATTGTCGATGCGCCGCAAACCGCCAAGGCCATAAAGGAATTTCTCAATGACATCTGA
- the cimA gene encoding citramalate synthase, whose translation MKTRLCLYDTTLRDGQQTQDVQFSTEEKQQIARALDDLGVDYIEGGWPGANPTDNAFFDAAPKTKAKMTAFGMTKRPGMSAQNDDVLAAVLNAGTKSVCIVGKTHEFHVKTALGITLDENLGLLRDSIAHIVASGREALFDAEHFFDGYKANPDYAIECLKTVRDAGARWIVLCDTNGGTLPAEVGRITSEVIAAGIPGENLGIHTHDDTENAVACTLAAVDAGARQIQGTLNGLGERCGNANLTALIPILLLKEPYASTYEIGVSKKALKGLTRTSRMLDEILNRVPKKQAGFVGSSAFAHKAGLHASAILKDPSTYEHVDPALVGNARIIPMSNQAGQSNLRRRLTEAGLEVPKGDPALGRILEEVKTREAIGYAYDTAQASFELLARDALGQMPKLFEVKRYRVTVERRKNKHNKMISLSEAVVVVKVDGEKRMSVSDSMDEVGGDRGPVNALAKALAKDLGKYSALIEDMRLVDFKVRITQGGTEAVTRVIIDSEDGEGRRWSTVGVSANIVDASFEALLDAIRWKLVRDTKG comes from the coding sequence ATGAAAACCCGCCTGTGCCTTTATGACACCACCCTGCGCGACGGTCAGCAAACCCAGGACGTGCAGTTCTCCACCGAAGAAAAGCAACAGATCGCCCGTGCGCTCGATGATCTGGGGGTCGACTACATCGAAGGCGGCTGGCCCGGTGCCAACCCGACCGACAATGCCTTTTTTGATGCGGCCCCAAAGACCAAAGCCAAGATGACCGCCTTTGGCATGACCAAACGCCCCGGCATGTCGGCGCAAAACGATGATGTTTTGGCCGCAGTGCTGAACGCCGGCACCAAATCGGTCTGTATCGTTGGCAAGACCCACGAATTTCACGTCAAAACCGCCCTTGGCATCACGCTTGACGAGAATCTCGGCCTGCTGCGCGACAGCATTGCCCATATCGTGGCCAGCGGGCGCGAGGCGCTTTTTGATGCGGAACATTTCTTTGACGGTTACAAGGCCAATCCAGACTATGCGATTGAATGCCTCAAGACCGTGCGGGACGCCGGTGCGCGGTGGATCGTGCTGTGCGACACCAACGGCGGCACGCTGCCTGCCGAGGTGGGGCGGATCACGAGCGAGGTCATTGCGGCGGGCATTCCGGGCGAAAACCTTGGCATTCACACCCATGACGATACCGAAAACGCGGTCGCCTGTACCTTGGCTGCCGTCGATGCCGGGGCGCGGCAGATCCAAGGCACGCTCAACGGGCTGGGCGAGCGATGCGGCAATGCCAATCTGACGGCGCTGATCCCGATCCTGCTGCTCAAAGAACCCTATGCCAGCACCTATGAGATCGGCGTCAGTAAAAAAGCCCTCAAAGGGCTGACCCGCACCAGCCGGATGCTGGATGAAATCCTCAATCGCGTGCCCAAGAAACAGGCAGGCTTTGTCGGTTCTTCCGCCTTTGCCCATAAGGCCGGTTTGCACGCAAGCGCGATCCTCAAAGATCCGAGCACATATGAGCATGTCGATCCCGCTTTGGTCGGAAATGCGCGGATCATCCCGATGTCCAATCAGGCCGGACAATCCAACCTGCGCCGCCGCTTGACCGAGGCGGGGCTGGAAGTGCCCAAGGGTGATCCGGCGCTGGGGCGCATTCTGGAAGAGGTCAAAACCCGTGAGGCCATCGGATATGCCTATGACACCGCGCAAGCCAGTTTTGAGCTGCTGGCGCGGGATGCCTTGGGCCAGATGCCGAAACTCTTTGAGGTCAAACGCTATCGCGTGACGGTGGAGCGCCGTAAGAACAAACACAACAAGATGATCAGCCTGTCAGAGGCCGTGGTGGTCGTGAAGGTCGATGGCGAAAAGCGCATGTCGGTCAGCGATTCCATGGATGAAGTCGGCGGCGATCGCGGGCCTGTGAACGCGCTGGCCAAGGCTTTGGCCAAGGATCTGGGTAAATATTCGGCCCTGATCGAAGACATGCGGCTGGTCGATTTCAAGGTCCGCATCACCCAGGGCGGCACCGAAGCGGTCACGCGGGTCATCATCGACAGCGAAGATGGCGAGGGCCGCCGCTGGTCCACCGTCGGTGTCAGCGCCAACATAGTTGATGCCAGTTTCGAGGCACTATTGGATGCGATCCGGTGGAAACTGGTGCGCGACACCAAGGGTTAG
- the cysS gene encoding cysteine--tRNA ligase: MTTIKLHNTKTRTKEDFVPINPDDVRMYVCGPTVYDRAHIGNARPVIVFDVLYRLLREVYGADHVTYVRNFTDVDDKINARAAETGRSIGDITAETTQWFLDDMAAVGALQPSIRGEAHQKAMPRATAYIAEMIAMTEDLIAKGHAYAAEGHVLFRVRSYEKYGALSGRSVDDMIAGARVEVAPYKEDPMDFVLWKPSDADTPGWDSPWGKGRPGWHIECSAMAEALLGSEFDIHGGGNDLQFPHHENEIAQSTCAGHGFARYWMHNEMLQVEGKKMSKSLGNFFTVRDLLDQDVPGEVIRFVMLSTHYRKPMDWTEKKRAEAEKTLRKWYEQVAEASSGAVPQTVVDLLADDLNTHGALTEMHRLSSAGDVDSLRSAMIVVGLLDAGVPNWASVLGIDLSAQEARFTAVREAAMQSKDFTEVDRIKTALLELGIEVQMSKAGVKLTAPSGFDVARLQGVL, translated from the coding sequence ATGACGACGATCAAGCTGCACAACACGAAGACACGGACAAAAGAGGATTTTGTCCCGATCAACCCTGACGATGTGCGCATGTATGTCTGTGGGCCAACGGTTTACGACCGCGCCCATATCGGCAATGCGCGTCCCGTGATCGTGTTTGACGTGCTGTATCGATTGTTGCGCGAAGTCTACGGCGCAGACCATGTCACATATGTGCGCAATTTCACGGATGTGGATGACAAGATCAACGCGCGTGCGGCGGAAACCGGGCGCTCCATTGGCGATATCACGGCCGAGACAACCCAGTGGTTTCTGGATGACATGGCCGCCGTCGGGGCGTTGCAACCCTCGATCAGGGGGGAGGCGCATCAAAAGGCGATGCCGCGTGCCACTGCCTATATCGCGGAAATGATTGCGATGACCGAAGATCTGATCGCCAAGGGGCATGCCTACGCGGCCGAGGGGCATGTGCTGTTCCGGGTGCGGTCCTACGAGAAATACGGTGCGCTTTCGGGCCGTTCTGTGGATGACATGATCGCCGGTGCGCGGGTCGAGGTGGCCCCCTACAAGGAAGACCCGATGGATTTTGTCCTGTGGAAACCATCAGATGCGGACACCCCCGGCTGGGACAGCCCATGGGGCAAGGGGCGTCCGGGCTGGCACATTGAATGCTCTGCGATGGCTGAGGCCTTGCTAGGAAGCGAGTTTGACATTCACGGTGGCGGCAATGATCTGCAGTTCCCGCACCACGAAAACGAGATCGCCCAGAGCACCTGCGCCGGTCACGGTTTTGCCCGTTATTGGATGCACAACGAGATGTTGCAGGTGGAGGGCAAGAAAATGTCCAAGAGCCTGGGCAATTTCTTTACCGTGCGCGATTTGCTGGATCAGGATGTGCCGGGCGAGGTGATCCGCTTTGTCATGCTGTCCACGCATTATCGCAAGCCAATGGATTGGACGGAGAAAAAGCGGGCCGAGGCGGAAAAGACGCTGCGGAAGTGGTATGAACAGGTTGCAGAGGCATCCAGTGGCGCGGTGCCGCAAACAGTTGTTGATTTGTTGGCGGATGATCTGAACACCCATGGCGCCTTGACGGAAATGCATCGGCTGTCGTCTGCAGGGGATGTGGACAGCCTGCGCAGCGCGATGATCGTGGTTGGTCTGTTGGATGCGGGCGTACCGAATTGGGCCTCTGTTCTGGGCATTGATTTGTCGGCGCAGGAGGCGCGGTTTACCGCGGTTCGAGAGGCCGCAATGCAAAGCAAGGACTTCACTGAGGTGGACAGGATAAAGACGGCGTTGCTTGAATTGGGTATCGAAGTGCAGATGAGCAAGGCAGGCGTCAAACTGACTGCGCCATCTGGTTTCGATGTCGCAAGGTTGCAAGGGGTGCTGTGA
- a CDS encoding pyridoxal phosphate-dependent aminotransferase, producing MQVSQRIGGILGGGSDGWDVFNRARDMIADGVAVTELTIGEHDIRTAAPILLDMHRAAMAGHTGYAAVPGTNALRDTVAKRVQDRTGVKTTRDNVLITPGGQSALYAAHMVACDAGDTALYLDPFYATYPGTIRGVSCTPRRIATRAEDAFQPRASDIAAAAEGAKSLLINSPNNPTGVVYSRATLEGIAQVCKDHDLWLISDEVYDTQVWEGEHLSPRALPGMAERTLVVGSMSKSHAMTGSRCGWIIGPEDVIGDLINLATHTTYGVPGFIQDAAVFALDQGTEFEEEIADPFRRRRAIAQRVLAGQNTVSLVPSQGAMYLMLDLRSTGMTGEEFANALLDAHQIATMPGESFGEAAAGHLRVAMTIEDDAFEAALKTLCAFAQTCATG from the coding sequence ATGCAGGTATCGCAGCGCATTGGCGGCATTCTAGGTGGTGGATCAGACGGTTGGGATGTGTTCAACCGCGCCCGTGACATGATCGCGGATGGCGTGGCCGTAACAGAGCTGACCATTGGCGAACATGACATCCGCACCGCTGCGCCGATCCTGCTGGATATGCACCGCGCCGCGATGGCGGGTCACACAGGCTATGCCGCTGTGCCGGGCACCAATGCCCTGCGCGACACTGTGGCGAAACGGGTGCAAGACCGCACCGGCGTGAAAACCACACGTGACAATGTGTTGATCACTCCCGGCGGCCAATCGGCCCTTTATGCCGCGCATATGGTGGCCTGTGATGCAGGCGATACCGCGCTATACCTTGATCCGTTTTATGCCACCTACCCCGGCACCATTCGCGGGGTCAGCTGCACACCCCGCCGCATAGCCACCCGCGCAGAGGATGCGTTTCAGCCCCGTGCGTCTGACATCGCAGCGGCGGCTGAGGGGGCCAAATCCCTGCTGATCAACTCGCCCAATAACCCCACTGGCGTGGTCTATTCCCGCGCCACGCTTGAGGGGATCGCGCAGGTTTGCAAGGATCATGATCTGTGGCTGATCTCGGACGAGGTTTATGACACCCAGGTATGGGAGGGCGAACATCTCTCGCCCCGCGCCCTGCCCGGCATGGCCGAACGTACTCTGGTTGTCGGATCCATGTCGAAATCCCACGCCATGACCGGATCGCGCTGCGGCTGGATCATCGGGCCGGAGGATGTGATCGGCGATCTGATCAACCTGGCCACCCATACCACCTATGGCGTGCCCGGTTTCATTCAGGATGCCGCCGTCTTTGCCTTGGACCAAGGCACTGAATTTGAGGAAGAAATCGCCGATCCGTTCCGCCGCCGCCGCGCCATTGCACAGCGGGTTCTGGCCGGTCAGAACACGGTGTCATTGGTGCCCTCTCAGGGTGCGATGTATCTGATGCTGGATCTGCGGAGCACCGGAATGACCGGCGAAGAGTTTGCCAATGCGCTGCTCGATGCCCATCAGATTGCCACCATGCCCGGCGAAAGTTTCGGCGAGGCGGCGGCGGGCCATCTGCGCGTGGCGATGACGATTGAGGATGACGCCTTTGAAGCGGCGCTCAAGACCCTTTGTGCCTTTGCCCAGACCTGCGCAACGGGCTGA
- a CDS encoding outer membrane protein, giving the protein MTRFTKLTAAAALLSATAFTGIAQAGSLQDPAVEAPVAVPAPVIAASGDWTGFYTGLQLGYADADGPGALDGNDNSYGFHAGYDYDFGDFVLGGELDYDKTDISLGGGAASIDSVARLKLKGGYDLGNTLIYATGGVARADTSVGDETGPFAGIGVAHRVTDRFTVGAELLEHRFSDVGGVAGNDIDATTFSLRGSLRF; this is encoded by the coding sequence ATGACACGTTTCACCAAACTGACCGCCGCCGCCGCGCTGTTGTCCGCCACCGCCTTTACCGGCATCGCACAGGCAGGCAGCCTGCAAGATCCCGCTGTTGAGGCGCCCGTGGCTGTGCCCGCCCCGGTGATCGCCGCATCCGGCGACTGGACAGGCTTCTACACCGGTTTGCAGCTTGGCTATGCCGATGCGGATGGCCCCGGCGCACTGGATGGCAATGACAATTCCTACGGTTTTCACGCAGGTTATGACTACGACTTTGGCGATTTTGTTCTGGGTGGTGAACTGGACTACGACAAGACAGACATCAGCCTTGGGGGCGGTGCAGCCTCCATCGATTCCGTGGCGCGGCTCAAGCTGAAGGGCGGCTATGATCTGGGCAATACATTGATCTATGCCACCGGCGGTGTCGCCCGCGCGGATACCTCCGTTGGCGATGAAACCGGCCCATTTGCAGGGATCGGCGTAGCTCATAGGGTCACGGACCGGTTCACTGTTGGCGCGGAGCTGCTTGAGCATCGGTTCAGCGATGTTGGCGGCGTAGCCGGCAATGATATCGATGCGACCACGTTCAGCCTGCGCGGTTCGCTCCGGTTCTGA
- a CDS encoding trimethylamine methyltransferase family protein gives MSDISPSRSGGRAARRAARNAPLAQHLRPIRPGLEGGTYKPLSEADMQAIHRAALEALEEIGLADAPPSGIAYLTGAGAILGDDGRIRFPRALVEDTLAMANRQITLCARDPAHDLELGGNRVHFGTAGAAVHMVDAQGRNYRECGVQDLHDAARICDTLDNIHFVQRPMVCRDIPDNQEMDLNTIFACCSGTTKHIGTSFTEPAFVPKALQMLHMIAGGEDKWRERPFMSNSNCFVVPPMKFATESCEVMEAVIEGGMPVLLLSAGMAGATAPSTVAGAIVQAVAECLAGLVYVNAVKPGHPAIFGTWPFGLDLRSGAMTGGSGEQALLTAGCAQMHKFYGVPGGAAAGIADSKLPDMQAGWEQMCSNVMAGLSGCNMIYEAAGMHASLLGFCHESLILGDDLIGQALRCVRGIEVNDETLALDQMRQVCMGGPGHYLGTEQTLSRMELDHVYPALGDRSSPKEWDELGKPDLIEKATARKEQILSQRSAASFDPMLEKALREAFTIHLPVQ, from the coding sequence ATGTCAGACATTTCTCCCTCACGCAGCGGTGGCCGTGCTGCCCGCCGTGCTGCGCGCAACGCGCCCCTTGCCCAGCACCTGCGCCCCATCCGCCCCGGCCTTGAGGGTGGCACCTATAAGCCGCTCAGCGAGGCCGATATGCAGGCCATTCACCGCGCAGCGCTTGAAGCCCTCGAAGAGATCGGGTTGGCCGATGCCCCGCCCAGCGGCATAGCTTATCTGACCGGCGCGGGTGCGATCCTGGGCGACGACGGGCGCATCCGCTTTCCCCGCGCCTTGGTTGAAGACACGCTGGCAATGGCCAATCGCCAGATCACCCTTTGCGCCCGCGATCCGGCCCATGATCTGGAATTGGGCGGCAACCGCGTGCATTTCGGCACGGCCGGCGCAGCGGTACATATGGTCGATGCGCAGGGCCGCAATTACCGCGAATGTGGCGTGCAGGATCTGCATGATGCGGCGCGGATCTGTGACACTCTGGACAACATCCATTTTGTGCAGCGCCCGATGGTCTGCCGCGATATTCCTGACAATCAGGAGATGGATCTCAACACCATTTTCGCCTGCTGCTCTGGCACGACCAAGCACATCGGCACCTCTTTCACGGAACCCGCATTCGTGCCTAAGGCATTGCAAATGCTGCATATGATTGCGGGCGGCGAAGACAAATGGCGCGAACGCCCCTTCATGTCCAACAGCAATTGTTTCGTGGTTCCGCCGATGAAATTCGCCACTGAATCCTGCGAGGTTATGGAGGCGGTGATTGAAGGCGGCATGCCGGTGCTGCTGCTCTCGGCTGGCATGGCCGGGGCCACGGCCCCTTCCACCGTGGCGGGCGCGATTGTGCAGGCCGTCGCGGAATGTCTGGCCGGGTTGGTCTATGTGAACGCCGTGAAACCGGGGCATCCGGCGATCTTTGGCACATGGCCCTTTGGCCTTGATCTGCGGTCGGGTGCCATGACGGGCGGATCCGGAGAGCAGGCCTTGTTGACCGCCGGTTGCGCCCAGATGCACAAGTTCTACGGCGTTCCTGGCGGCGCGGCGGCGGGCATTGCAGACAGCAAACTGCCCGATATGCAGGCCGGATGGGAGCAGATGTGTTCTAATGTTATGGCCGGATTGTCAGGCTGCAACATGATCTATGAGGCCGCCGGGATGCATGCCTCGCTGCTTGGGTTTTGCCACGAATCGCTGATTCTGGGGGATGACCTGATTGGTCAGGCGCTGCGCTGTGTGCGCGGGATCGAGGTGAACGACGAAACATTGGCGCTGGATCAGATGCGGCAGGTCTGCATGGGCGGGCCGGGGCATTATCTGGGCACCGAACAGACCCTGAGCCGGATGGAACTGGATCATGTCTATCCGGCGCTTGGCGATCGGTCCTCGCCCAAGGAATGGGACGAACTGGGCAAGCCGGATCTGATCGAAAAGGCCACGGCCCGCAAGGAGCAGATTTTGAGCCAGAGGTCTGCCGCCAGTTTTGATCCGATGCTGGAAAAGGCCCTGCGAGAGGCATTTACGATCCATTTGCCGGTGCAGTAA